The genomic window GGGCTGCCTGCAACTGCGAGAAAATCTGCTCCAGCAACCGCCCCTGAAACAGGCGATACGCCTTGGGCGTGAGCTCATAGCCCCGCTTGCCGCGCTGCAAGCCTTGCTGCTCGGCCATGTGACGCAGCAATTCTTCCACTTGCCGCTGCATTTGGGCGAGCTTGTCCATGTCGCCCGGCTCGGCATACTGGGCCAACTCTTCCAAATCGATGATGCCAATTTGCGCGTTCTTGGCCGCCTCTTCTAATTGCTTGAGCAGCCGGTCGATAGTTTCTAATTCTTCCTTGATTTCAATCGCCTGCGGCACGTTCATCGCTGTGCGGCCGGTGAAATCGTACTTGGCGGCTAGCTCGTCGATTTCGTACTTATCGCCGAGCTTGTCAACCAATTTCACCAACTGACGGGCGAATGGCGAATTATCGTTTCCGTGGGCGTACCACACCCGCTCCAAATCGCGAATTTGCTCTTCCTGAAAAGCGCGGCGGAAGCGATCGCGCAAATTCTTCGGCGGAGAAATTTGCTCGCCGGTTTCGCGATAAGCGTCGCCGGCCAATTTCTGCACGGTCTCGGTCTCGTAGGTTTGCAGAATTTTGCGTTTGCGTTCTTCCAGGGCCGCCTTCAGCGATTCCAACGTGGGCCCCAATCCGGCAATTTGGCTGGGATCAATTTTCACAGCCCGGGCCAGTTCTTCTTCGCTCAATTCCCGCAATTCGCCAAAGGCCAACAAGTGCTCGAACGCCGGCGAAACCATGTCCGGTGGCGGTTGCGTGGGGCTGGGAAAACGCTTGGGATCGTACCGCTGGTACGTGTGAATGACCCCGCCGAGTGTGTTTCGATTGGCCATAAATCGTGCTACTAAAAATGCGGAACCTTGATGACGCAGAATTTCAGGCAACCGGGTAATTGTAGCAAGATGGTCAAGAAAATCCTCAGCGGGCAGTGGGGAATGTCGAATGGGGAGTGGGGATTGGGGAATGGGGAATCCGGAGGGGAGAATGGGGAATGCAGTGTTGAAGATATTGTCGGGGTTTTTTTGTTTTCGGACAAAACGGACTTGTTTTGTCAGGTGGCCCGCGATGCCGGTACAGCTAATTTGCACCTGGGCACGCGATGGCGAGTGACAGAAAGCGGTGGATTTACGTCCGAAAGTGTGCATTGTTGGTGAATTGTTGTGTGTTTCGTCCAGTGCCCGGCGGCTTTTTTACACGAATTAAACCACAGAGACACAGAGCACGGAGCAGCAGCCCGCGGTTACGAAAACAGCCGTCCCGCCAGTCCCTTTCGTGTCATCACTGTCATGGAACCGCAATCTGGGTCAGTCCGCTTCTTGCTGTTACGCAGTAGTTTCTGTTACACCCCAGGTACCGGTCCATGGCGAGAATCAGTGTAATGTACATACGTACACAATGCAAGAGAATTTTTAGGCCAGCGATGGTCGAGGTTTTACCGCAGAATAACCACAGAGACGCAGAGACGCCGAGCGACTCTGCCAGACCGCGTACACCGCTATTTGCGTTTCAGCGGTGACTAAGATTGTTTGCAGCCCCGCAGCGCGAGCGTCAGTAAGCCGAAGGCGATGGCCAGCAACGTCATGGCAATGAGCAGCGCGCGGAGGCTAAAGCGGGAATTCCAACCGCGCCACCAGGGCAATCGTGCGAAGGCTGCCGCGAGCATGGCAAAAAACCAATCGGGCACTCGCCAGGCGTGTGTGGATGGTCGAGCAAACCACCTAAACACTTTGGATAATATCCGTGCATCTTGGATATCGCTGTGATATCCCCTGAGCGAGCCCGTTCGAAATGTTACGCCAGGCTGCGGCGGATCGCCGAGGAATGGAAGCGCCGGAGTATCGTTCCAAAAGGTGATCGCGCCATTCTCGGACATAACGCCTACAAGCAGATTGTCTGCGTGGCGAAAATTGATTGTATCAAACCACCGGTAGCTGCGCACCCAAAGAAAAACGAAGAGGCCTGCCGCGATAATACTGACTGCGGAGAAAACCATCCTCATTTTGCGAAATCTCAAAACCGAATTGGCTTGGCTGCTCGCATCCATGCCCGCATTGTAGCTTAAATGAAAAAAGCCGCATCGCTGGGGCAGGTTACGACGGGCCTAGCTTTGCCGATGCTGCAGCGGCCAAGCGACCACGTTGAAGTGATGGCAACCTTTTAGTGTGGCGACTCAATAACCCTTGGAATTAAAGTAAGATAAATTCGGGTTTAACCCTGCACAGACCCGGTGCCCGAGCCTATCCTGAATTAAATTGCGCGGTGGCCGGGGGACTGCCATCATTGTGTTTCGCCCCACTGAATTCTTTTTGAAAGGGCTGTCATGATTACCCGTAGAGAAATGATCATCGCGGCGGCGGCGATTCCGGCGGCCGGCGCCGTGGCGCTGGCACAATCGAGCTCGGCGCAGTCGAACTCAGCAGGCGCCAAGCCCGTTATGCATTCTTCCGTGTTCGATTGGGAGAAGATGAACGAGCAAATGACCAAGGTGGGGGCCAAGCGGCAGGTTCTCGATACGCCGGTGGCCACACTCGACCGGCTGGAGTGCCACATTACCACCGTGAACCCGGGCGAAGAGCCGCATCCGCCGCATCAGCATCCGGAAGAAGAATTGATGCTGCTGAAAGAGGGGACGCTGGATGTGCTGCAAAACGATAAACGGCAGCGCGTGGGGCCAGGTTCGGTGATCTTCAACAGCTCGAATGAATTGCACGGCTTCAAAAACGTGGGGGACACGCCGGCCACGTACTTTGTTGTGAAGTGGTGGTCGCCGGGAGCGGGGAAAGTGCAAGCGAAGTGAGTGGCGGCCCGACTGACACAGTCGGGCTATGTATTTTTGTGTGAGCGTTCAACTGCGGTGCACGTAGGCGGCGCCGACGCCGGCTTGGGCTTGCGGGGTGATCAGCAGTTCGTGAATGTTCACGTGCGCCGGGCGATCTAAACACCACAGCACGGCTTCTGCGACATCGTTCGCGCTGAGCGGCGTGATGCCTTTGTAAATGGCGGACGCTTTTTGATCGTCCGCCAGCCGCACATGGGCGAATTCCGTTTCGGCAATGCCGGGCTCGATGTTCGTCACCCGAATGTTTTTTCCCATCAGGTCGATTCGCAAGCCGTTGGTAATGGCCCGCACGGCCATCTTGGTAGCCGAATAAACTCCCATGCCGGGCGGCACCCAGCGACCGGCAATGGAGCCCAGGTTCACAATGTGGCCGGTGTTGCGTTCGATCATGTAAGGCAGCACCAGCCGAGTCATGTGCAGGAGGCCTTTGATGTTGGTGTCGATCATTTGATCCCAATCTTCGATCTTGCCTGTCGGCAGCGGCTCGCCTCCGCGGGCCAGCCCGGCGTTATTGATGAGAATGGAAACATTGGCCACCAGAGAAGCTTTTTGCTTGAGGGCCGCTTCGCACTGCTCCAGGGAGCGGACGTCGAACACCAGCGGCTCGACCAGCACTTTGTGTTCGTTCACAATTTTCTCTTTCAATTCCAGCAGCCGATCCTCCCGGCGCCCAGTGATCAGCAAATTCACACCTCGGGCCGCCAATTGTTCGGCAATTGCCCAACCAAAACCGGAGGAAGCGCCGGTGATCAGCGCCCAAGAGCCTTTCATGAAATTATCTCCCACAAAAAAGTGCGGTAAACGTAAGCGGCCAATTTTACGTGGTTAATGGCCAATGACCAAGCACCAATGACCAATTCGCATAGCGAGTCGCAGGAATTATTGGTCATTGGGATTTGGTCTTTCGTCATTCCATTCCGGGGGCTCGGCGGCCTCGACCCCGGCCACCCAGTCGTTTTTCATTCAAATTAGGTGACGGCAGATTTCTCAAAAAAAATTTGGCTGCCAGGCATTGACGCGGCTGCGGAATGCCGATATAAATTAAACCAAATGGTTAAGTATTTTCCCAAGTCGCTGAACCGGGTGTTTTTCGCCCTTTCCGACCCGACGCGCCGAGCGATTCTGGCCCAATTGGCGGACGGCCACATGACCATTACGGCGCTGGCGGCGCCGTTTAGCATTTCGTTTGTCGCGGTTTCTAAGCACATTCGCGTGCTGGAACAGGCCGGGCTGCTCAAACGGAGCAAGCAGGGGCGCGAATATCACTTGCGACTGATTGCTGAGCCGCTGCACGATGCGGTCAATTGGCTGGAGCAATACGAGCGGTTCTGGACCGAACATCTTGACCAAATTAAAGCCCGAGCGGAGCAAAAAGCCCGCGAGAGGGCGCAACGCAAACCCAACCCTTAATTTTAGGAGAACTTATCATGTCAACCGCAACTGCTACGCCTGTTGCCAAGGCTTCGTCCAGCATTCAAACTTTGAACGTGCGCAAAGAAATCCAAATTGCCGCGCCCATCGACATTGTTTTCGAAACGGTTTTGGAGCCGCAGGACCGCTTGACCGAAATGAACCTCAAGCTGGAAGCGTGGCCGGGCGGACGCTGGTATCGCGATCTGGGGAACAACACGGGCCACTTGTGGGGGCACGTGCAAGTGATTAAGCCGCCGAAGCTTTTGGAAATTACCGGACCGATGATGATGTCGTATCCCGTGGCTTCGTTCATTCAATATCGGCTTACGGAAGAAGATGGCGGCACCAAGCTTTCGTTCGTGCATCAGGCCATCGGGCTGATTGCGCCTGAGCACTTGGAAGGACTCAACAAAGGCTGGGGCGATATTATGAATACCATTAAGACTGCCGCAGAGGCGAAGCGGGGTACACGGTAGAATGCCGAAGGAACGCCGGTGTAATTTAAAAATAGACGGAAGGCCACGCCTTCCGATCCGGATGCTGTGAGCATCCGGCGATTCAGCGTCGTTTGCTAGGAGATGCTTAATGAAAACCGTGGATTTTATCCGCAAAGGATTGGAAGGGAGTGCGCGGGGCGCGCTGCTGTTGGTTGACGACATGAAAGACGCGCCGCTGACGTTCCCGACGCCCAAGGGAGGCAACCATCCGCTGTGGGTGATGGGACACATGGCGCACACAGAGGGGTCGCTCGTCCAGCACATCATGCTTGGCCGGCCAAATCCGGTGGCTCATTGGGGCGAATTGTTCGGCATGAAAAGCGAACCGACCGCCGATGCCGGCCGCTATCCGTCGCTGGACGAAATTCGCGAAAAATTTCTGGAATTGCGGGCCGAGACGATGAAACTGCTCGACACACTCAGCGATGCGGATTTGGATCAGCCGGCCAAGGGCTGCCCGCCGGAGATGAAGGAATTCGTGGGGACGTATTGGCAGTGCTTTCTGATCATCATTTTCAACACGATGACCCACCGGGGGCAAGTGGCGGATGCCCGGCGCGCGGCGGGGCGCAAGCCGCTGCGAATGTGAAGACGTGGGCCGATAATATTTTCGACAACTTCTGGTTAGCCTGCGGACGTCGTGGCCGACCGGCTATTTTCCCGCACCAATTCAACCACGCAACTTCACGGCAGTTTCGCTGGCGCCATCGGCAAAATCCAACGGCTTGCTGGCCTTGGATATATCGCCGCCGTCGATGGTGATGGTTTTGTTTTTCGCTCCCTCCACGCGCAAGAACACGGCGACTGACGTCAGTACGCGCGGGGCCGTAATTAAAGTGTCGGCTGTGTTGATGAACCGCAGCAACGATTCCGCTTCCGGATTGCCTTCGGCCGAGAGGCCTAGCATCGAAACATCTTGCACGTTGCTGAGAATGACCGCGGGGCGCAGTTCCGCCGTGGCGACTTGGAAGCGGATGTTATTGAGCATCAGGCCGCGCACGTTGCGGGCATACAAGCCATAGGCAGGCATCGCGCCCAGCGAAAAATATTCGCCGGCAATTTGCGGCAGATCGCGCCGGGCCGCATCTTCCGCCGTGCCGCCGCCGCCGAAAGTAAGGCGAATATCGCTGAGCGAAATGTTTTCCATCACTTGCCCTTCGACGCAATTGAGCACAATGCAGGAATGTTGCTCGCCAATGTTGGTGACTCCGTGGGAGCGTGTTTCTAGCGCTTCGGAATCGTCCAGTGTGCTTATTTTTGTAACGACGGTGCCGCTGATGTTGCTGAAAGAAATATTTCGAATGGTTCCCGGCGAGCGCTTGGCGGGCGAATCGGCGGCTTTCTCGGTCGGGGCATTTTCAGCTTTTGCGGTTCCCTTTTCATTCGCGGCCGCTGCGTTTCCGTCCGATTTTCCAGCCTGGTCGCCACCCTGTTGCCGGCGCATTTGCCTACCAACACCCAAGTAAAACGGCCCGCTAACATCTTCCATCACCAAATTCGAAAAGCTCATGTTTTCGAACAGCGAGCCCGGCTCACAATGCAGCTTAATGGGGCAGCCGTACACCTGGTACATCACACAGTTGGAAACTGCCACGTTCTTGGCAGTTCCGCCGCCGAAGCGAAATACCGACCAGCGCGTACTGAATAAACAATTCGTCACCATAATAAACTGGCAACTGCCGAACAGCGCACAGGCATCGTCTTGGCAGCGAATTTCGCAATTGCTGAGCGTCACATGGTCGGCACTGATGAAATGAAACCCATCGTTGTTGCCCGTTACACGACTAAAAATTCGAATGCCGTCGAGATTGATATACGAACTGTTGCAGATCCGGCAAGTGTGGTACGAGCTTTGGAACATGTACACATCGCGAATCGTGAGATTGGTGCAGTGATAAAACAACAGCAAGTGGCAGCGATTGATGCCGTTTAATCCGGCGGCGCGCACCTGTTTTCCCTGGCCGTCAATGACGCCGGGCCCTTCGATGGTGATATTTTCCGCTTCGGCGGCGAACAGCAGGCCGACGTTGCCGTCGCCCATCGTATGATCGCCATTGATCGGAATGCCCCGGACGGGATGATATAACGCCGGGTCGGTCGTCGCCAACAGTTTTCCACCGGCCGCAATGTGCAGCGTGACATTGCTTTTGAGTTCGATCGGAGCAATCAGAAACGCGCCAGCCGGCACCAGCACAACGCCGCCGCGATCTTCCGCGCAGGCGTCGATTGCCGCCTGAACCGCCTTGGTATCAAGCGTGGTTCCATCCCCTTTGGCTCCGTATTCGCGCACGTTAAACACGCGCATTCCGGCCAGATTTTTTTCCGCCGATCCAGCGACGGCTGCTTCCGCGGCCTGCGCGCGGCCATTGAATAGCCCTGACTCCAGCGCCACGGCCATCATCGGAACCGAGGCCGCTGTAATCAACCGCCGCCGCGAGACTGAACGAGATTTACCTTTGCTCATCCGCAATCTCCCAGGATACCCCCCGAGGCATCTGGAAATTCAACCCCAAGACTGCGGCTGCTATCCTACCCACACGCGGGCTGTGCGTCCAATTCTGCATCTGCATAATTCGTGCTTGCTGAAATGGGCTGCACCAGGGCGGGACGAGTTTCCCATGCGGGTCGTGGGGACAATTTGAGTACGACCTAAACGAATCGCCCGACTGGCACAGTCGGGCTATGTACAAATTGTCCCACGAGCCCATGCGGGCGATTTGACTTCGGGGCACCGGATTCGGTACACTATCGCCAAGTTCACACCCACCGGACTCCGCCTTGACGCAACCCACCTGCGGAGTCGCTACAGCGAGTGCACAAGGAGTTGGTCATGCGCCGCGCGCCCTGGGGCTTCACGCTCGTTGAGTTGCTAGTGGTGATCGCCATTATTGGAATTTTGATTGCGCTATTGTTGCCTGCCGTGCAAGCGGCGCGCGAGGCCGCCCGGCGCAGCGAATGCCAAAACAATTTGAAGCAAATGGGCATTGCCATTCAGTCGCATTTGGATGTCCGAAAGGTTTTTCCGATGGGGCGCAATCGATACGATCAGTACGCACTTTCTTGGGCATATTACTTGCTGCCCTACATGGAAGAAAATCCCATGTACACCGCTTATAACAGTTCCGTCCGTGACGACGATGTTGGGAACACCCAAACCATGCGCACAGCAGTGGCGGTCTATGCCTGTCCCAGCCGGCGCTCGGCGGCGGCCGATCGTAATTTCGATAACAACGATGTTGCTCCCGTTGTGCTGCACGCCGGCACGTTGGGCGATTACGCAGCCAATGCTGGATTCATATACAACATCGGGATGGTTGCGGTCGAGCAAACCAATACGGCAATCCAATTCAAATTTGGAGCGTACGATCCCACCAAAGCCGGTCCCATTTTTAGCGGTTCGCGCGTTGCCGTGCGCAACGTGACCGACGGATTATCAAAGACCCTGGCTATCGGCGAGCGGTACATCCCGCCGTTTGATCCCACTCGCCCGGAGAACATGCACGATTACGACCAAGGCGATACGGCGTTTATCTCCGGCGACCAACCGCGGACGATTTTCGCTGGAACGCAAGAAGGATTTGCCAGCGGCCCAAACGATATGGATGACAAAAACACGGTTTCTAAATTCGGCAGCAACCACGTGGGCGTTGTTCAATTTGTCTATCTGGACGGCCATGTCAGCGCGATCGACGACACGATCCTCGCTAAAGATTTGATGGCGCTAAGCACCATCGCCGGCGGCGAAAATACGCCGCTGCAAAATTAACTAAGATCGCGAAATTTCGCGCTACCCGGCACTGGCCGCTCTGCGGCGTCGGCCGCTGAGTAAATAGAGATTGGCCCGCACTTCAAACAGCGGGTCGGCGCTGGCCTCGATGCCATCGACATTGGGGCGCGGATCGAAAATGATTTTCCGCATTTCCGGCTCCTGGTCGTTCACACGCTGGGTCAGGGTAATGACGCCGAATTCCACTTCCTTGCGGTCGGCCGGCCAGCGGATGGTGGCATCGGCGGTTTCGTCTTGTGCCTCGGCCAATTGCACCAAAATGCGGTACTTGATCGGCCCTTTGCCAATCCGCTCCGTCCATTCCTCGAACAAATAATTGGGCGATTTTTTGGCCGCTTGCTCGGCCGTTAAATATTCGTTGCCCGCCTCAGGAAGAATGCGATACCGGCCAAAGCGGCTGGCTCCTTCCGCATTGGTGAATTTGAACGCCGACACCGCAAAGAACGACTCGCGGGCAAAACTGGTCGGCAGCGGCTTGGGCAATTGCACAAATTCCAGTGCCTTGGGATGCGACATGACAAACGCCTCCACGGGCGTAGGATGCGGCGCCTCGGACGGGCTGGCGGCAACCGCCCGATGGAATTCTAAAAACTCCTCGCCGGTCCGCACGGGAAAGCCATCAGCCGAGTGCCCCACAATATCGGAATGCACGTGCTCGGCCAAATAAAATCGGATGGCCATGCCCCGCGGACTGGCAATTTCGGGATGATTATCGGGAACATTCGGCACGCCCGCAAAATCAGAAAGCCGCACAATCACATTCGTCGAAGGCCGAGCTACCTGCGGAGCGCGCGTCAACTGTTTAGCAGCCGCCGAGGGAGTGAACGTGCCGGAGCACATCAACCCCTTGGCGTGTACGGGTCGGAAACCGGGATGCAATCCGAACACATCGTCAAACGATTTGAGCAAATCCTGCGACAGCTTGTCGGCCGGTGCAGATTTTTTCTCGATGGTTTGCGGCATGGGTTTCTCCTTCGAAACAAAACGTCCTTAACAGATTCAACGTTCCGTGCTGGCTTCAAACAAAAACCAGGTGCGGCGTTCGGTCTGATCGATCCAAACTTCAATCAGGCTGGTCGTGGCCACGTCGTTGTGCCGATCGCACACTTCATGCGCTTCGCGCAGCGATTCCGTAAGTTGTTGATTGTCGGCGCACAGTTCCGCCAGCATCTCCTGGGGCGCCACAAACTCCGCGTTGTTATCCTTCAAGCGTTGATGCTTGGCGATCTCGCCGATGGAGTGCAGCGTGGTGCCGCCGATTTTGCGCGCGCGTTCCGCAATATCATCGGTCATGGCGAAAATTTGGTCCGACTGTTCGTCTAGCATCAAGTGATAATCGCGGAAGTGCGGTCCGCTCATGTGCCAATGAAAGTTTTTGGTCTTCACATATAGCGCAAACACGTCGGCCAACAGGCCGCGCAAACTTTCACAGATTTCCGAAACGCCCTCGCGGCTCAGGTCGGTCGGCGTGGCCAATGCGTGATTTTTCCGCGATTTGGGCTGCGCGGCAGTCAACGGCGCCATGGTTGTTCTCCTATTCGAGTATTTGATGGTGAACGATTACGAAAATCAATTTCCAAACATTGAAACCAGTTTCGACAATGCGCACTTAAAATAGCTGTTTGTCGGGCGGCTGACAAGTTTCCGCCGGTCTTAGTGGCCTGTCAAACAGTGACCACGATTTTTCCAATCTGTTGGTTCGATTCCAAATAGCGGTGCGCCTCGACAATTTGCTCCAAGGGGAACATCTTGGCGATGATCGGCTTCAGTTTACCGCTGGCCAGTCCGCCCACGACGAAATCGATGCAGCGTTTCAGTTTGGCCGGTTCCTTGGCGATTTCGAACATCACGTATCCGCGAATGGTCAGGCATTTTTCCAGCACTTCGAACAGCGGCAACGGCGTTGGCTCCGGACTGAGAGCGCCGTATTGAAAAATGATGCCGTGATAGGCCGTGGCGGATATTAACTTGGCAAGCGTTGGTCCACCAACCGGATCGAACACCACCCGAGCTCCATGTCCGTCGGTCAAGCGTTTGACTTCGGCGATCAAATCCTGTTCTTCGGTGGCAATCACGTGTGCCGCGCCCAGCTTAGTCAATTCCGCGCGCTTCTGGCTTTTGCGTGTAAGTGCAATCGGCTTCGCTCCGACCATATTGGCAATTTGAATCGCGGCCAAACCTACGCTGCTGGATGCGGCGGAAACAAGCAGCGTGTCTCCGGCAGTTAAACTCGCAATGTCGATGATCGCCCCATAGGCGGTGACGTATTGCATCCAAATTGCGGCCGCTTCGCCCCACGATAACGACGGCGGATGCTTGGCCAACGCAGTGGCCGGCACGGTTGCCAACTCGCCGTACACGCCATACTGATTTTGCGAAAACGAAGGCACCGTGCTGACGGCATCCCCCAGTTTGAAGCCGGTGACGCCCGGGCCAATGGCTTCCACGGTTCCGGCAGCCTCGTAACCGAGCCGCGCCGGCAATTTGGGATCTTCCAGATATTGGCCAAGGCGAAACATCGATTCGGCCCGATTCATCCCCAACGCCTTAACCGCGATTCGCACTTCGCCGGCGCCGGGGGGTGGAACATCGACATTTTCGATCTTCAACACTTCCGGTCTGCCGGTTTGATGAAATCGCACGACGCGCGGCATGAGAAACTCCTTGAGTTTCGTAAATCAGGGTCCCGGCAACGGGTCAATGCAACTACCGCAATCCGCCGGAAACATAAAACGATTCGCCCGCGATCCAACTGGAATCAGACGATGCCAAGAATACGGCCATGTTCGCAATGTCGTCCGGCTGGCCGATGCGGCCCAGCGGTGATTGCGCTTCGTACTGCTTGCGGAAATCGCTATCGGCAATGCCGGCGGCGTGAACACCCTCGGTTTCGACCATGCCTGGATTGATACTGTTCACACGAATTTTGCGTGGGCCCAATTCCTTGGCCAGCACTCGAGTGACGGCGTCGACGGCGCCTTTGGTCGCGGCGTAAACCGTATAGCTCGGAAAGCCCGTCGTGCTGACAACGGAACTGATATTGATGACGCTGCCACCGGAGGAGCCCATCAGCTTGACGGCCTCCTGCGAAGCAAGAATCAGGCCCAGCACGTTGAGATCAAACTGCTTGTGGAAATGTTCGGGCGTAATTTTTTCCAGCGGAGCCATTTCATAAATGCCGGCGTTGTTCACCAGAATATCAAGCCGGTCGAACGCTTTTTTCGTTTCGGCAAACAGCCGAGCAATTTCCGCGGGTTTCGACAAATTCGCGCCGACGGCAATGGCTTTGCCCCCTTTGCCGGTGATTTCCTTTACTACT from Pirellulales bacterium includes these protein-coding regions:
- a CDS encoding SDR family NAD(P)-dependent oxidoreductase; amino-acid sequence: MKGSWALITGASSGFGWAIAEQLAARGVNLLITGRREDRLLELKEKIVNEHKVLVEPLVFDVRSLEQCEAALKQKASLVANVSILINNAGLARGGEPLPTGKIEDWDQMIDTNIKGLLHMTRLVLPYMIERNTGHIVNLGSIAGRWVPPGMGVYSATKMAVRAITNGLRIDLMGKNIRVTNIEPGIAETEFAHVRLADDQKASAIYKGITPLSANDVAEAVLWCLDRPAHVNIHELLITPQAQAGVGAAYVHRS
- a CDS encoding DUF1559 domain-containing protein, which translates into the protein MRRAPWGFTLVELLVVIAIIGILIALLLPAVQAAREAARRSECQNNLKQMGIAIQSHLDVRKVFPMGRNRYDQYALSWAYYLLPYMEENPMYTAYNSSVRDDDVGNTQTMRTAVAVYACPSRRSAAADRNFDNNDVAPVVLHAGTLGDYAANAGFIYNIGMVAVEQTNTAIQFKFGAYDPTKAGPIFSGSRVAVRNVTDGLSKTLAIGERYIPPFDPTRPENMHDYDQGDTAFISGDQPRTIFAGTQEGFASGPNDMDDKNTVSKFGSNHVGVVQFVYLDGHVSAIDDTILAKDLMALSTIAGGENTPLQN
- a CDS encoding glycosyl hydrolase family 28 protein, with protein sequence MSKGKSRSVSRRRLITAASVPMMAVALESGLFNGRAQAAEAAVAGSAEKNLAGMRVFNVREYGAKGDGTTLDTKAVQAAIDACAEDRGGVVLVPAGAFLIAPIELKSNVTLHIAAGGKLLATTDPALYHPVRGIPINGDHTMGDGNVGLLFAAEAENITIEGPGVIDGQGKQVRAAGLNGINRCHLLLFYHCTNLTIRDVYMFQSSYHTCRICNSSYINLDGIRIFSRVTGNNDGFHFISADHVTLSNCEIRCQDDACALFGSCQFIMVTNCLFSTRWSVFRFGGGTAKNVAVSNCVMYQVYGCPIKLHCEPGSLFENMSFSNLVMEDVSGPFYLGVGRQMRRQQGGDQAGKSDGNAAAANEKGTAKAENAPTEKAADSPAKRSPGTIRNISFSNISGTVVTKISTLDDSEALETRSHGVTNIGEQHSCIVLNCVEGQVMENISLSDIRLTFGGGGTAEDAARRDLPQIAGEYFSLGAMPAYGLYARNVRGLMLNNIRFQVATAELRPAVILSNVQDVSMLGLSAEGNPEAESLLRFINTADTLITAPRVLTSVAVFLRVEGAKNKTITIDGGDISKASKPLDFADGASETAVKLRG
- a CDS encoding metalloregulator ArsR/SmtB family transcription factor — encoded protein: MVKYFPKSLNRVFFALSDPTRRAILAQLADGHMTITALAAPFSISFVAVSKHIRVLEQAGLLKRSKQGREYHLRLIAEPLHDAVNWLEQYERFWTEHLDQIKARAEQKARERAQRKPNP
- a CDS encoding DinB family protein, translated to MKTVDFIRKGLEGSARGALLLVDDMKDAPLTFPTPKGGNHPLWVMGHMAHTEGSLVQHIMLGRPNPVAHWGELFGMKSEPTADAGRYPSLDEIREKFLELRAETMKLLDTLSDADLDQPAKGCPPEMKEFVGTYWQCFLIIIFNTMTHRGQVADARRAAGRKPLRM
- a CDS encoding glucose 1-dehydrogenase, yielding MSGKLAGKVAVVTGASKGIGAAIAKHFATEGAAVVVNYSSSKEGAEKVVKEITGKGGKAIAVGANLSKPAEIARLFAETKKAFDRLDILVNNAGIYEMAPLEKITPEHFHKQFDLNVLGLILASQEAVKLMGSSGGSVINISSVVSTTGFPSYTVYAATKGAVDAVTRVLAKELGPRKIRVNSINPGMVETEGVHAAGIADSDFRKQYEAQSPLGRIGQPDDIANMAVFLASSDSSWIAGESFYVSGGLR
- a CDS encoding catalase family peroxidase, with product MPQTIEKKSAPADKLSQDLLKSFDDVFGLHPGFRPVHAKGLMCSGTFTPSAAAKQLTRAPQVARPSTNVIVRLSDFAGVPNVPDNHPEIASPRGMAIRFYLAEHVHSDIVGHSADGFPVRTGEEFLEFHRAVAASPSEAPHPTPVEAFVMSHPKALEFVQLPKPLPTSFARESFFAVSAFKFTNAEGASRFGRYRILPEAGNEYLTAEQAAKKSPNYLFEEWTERIGKGPIKYRILVQLAEAQDETADATIRWPADRKEVEFGVITLTQRVNDQEPEMRKIIFDPRPNVDGIEASADPLFEVRANLYLLSGRRRRAASAG
- a CDS encoding zinc-dependent alcohol dehydrogenase family protein; this encodes MPRVVRFHQTGRPEVLKIENVDVPPPGAGEVRIAVKALGMNRAESMFRLGQYLEDPKLPARLGYEAAGTVEAIGPGVTGFKLGDAVSTVPSFSQNQYGVYGELATVPATALAKHPPSLSWGEAAAIWMQYVTAYGAIIDIASLTAGDTLLVSAASSSVGLAAIQIANMVGAKPIALTRKSQKRAELTKLGAAHVIATEEQDLIAEVKRLTDGHGARVVFDPVGGPTLAKLISATAYHGIIFQYGALSPEPTPLPLFEVLEKCLTIRGYVMFEIAKEPAKLKRCIDFVVGGLASGKLKPIIAKMFPLEQIVEAHRYLESNQQIGKIVVTV
- a CDS encoding cupin domain-containing protein, with product MITRREMIIAAAAIPAAGAVALAQSSSAQSNSAGAKPVMHSSVFDWEKMNEQMTKVGAKRQVLDTPVATLDRLECHITTVNPGEEPHPPHQHPEEELMLLKEGTLDVLQNDKRQRVGPGSVIFNSSNELHGFKNVGDTPATYFVVKWWSPGAGKVQAK
- a CDS encoding DNA starvation/stationary phase protection protein is translated as MAPLTAAQPKSRKNHALATPTDLSREGVSEICESLRGLLADVFALYVKTKNFHWHMSGPHFRDYHLMLDEQSDQIFAMTDDIAERARKIGGTTLHSIGEIAKHQRLKDNNAEFVAPQEMLAELCADNQQLTESLREAHEVCDRHNDVATTSLIEVWIDQTERRTWFLFEASTER
- a CDS encoding SRPBCC domain-containing protein produces the protein MSTATATPVAKASSSIQTLNVRKEIQIAAPIDIVFETVLEPQDRLTEMNLKLEAWPGGRWYRDLGNNTGHLWGHVQVIKPPKLLEITGPMMMSYPVASFIQYRLTEEDGGTKLSFVHQAIGLIAPEHLEGLNKGWGDIMNTIKTAAEAKRGTR